A section of the Candidatus Binatia bacterium genome encodes:
- a CDS encoding ADP-heptose--LPS heptosyltransferase, with protein sequence MHFAPTARLKPVSLPPNARILVKSLNWLGDIVMSLPALWAVRLRYPQAHLAVLVREELASFYTATPWIDRIIPYPIAGQAHRWRRRWNLIRNLARERWDAGIVLPRSFESALWFALARIPIRIGVAAQARSSLLTHPLGIDLKQPDRHLTESYLLLVCSGLDCGVPPAQPALLAPSLEQPFALHGPYVVMAPGAAFGPAKQWPLWHWQELSRALARKNLHIVLVGTESERPLCEEIRAAIPAACSTLAGKTNLPQLMAVIAHGCAFVGNDSGATHLAAALGVRTVALFGSTNPLRTAPRGSRCRVLYDPPPCSPCLQRTCRFGHYDCLARITPDRVLAAIDELGYPG encoded by the coding sequence ATGCATTTCGCCCCAACGGCCCGATTGAAACCGGTTTCCCTGCCCCCAAATGCAAGGATCCTCGTCAAGTCCCTCAACTGGCTCGGGGACATCGTGATGAGCCTTCCGGCGCTGTGGGCCGTTCGGTTGCGATACCCGCAAGCTCACCTGGCGGTACTGGTGCGCGAAGAACTGGCGAGTTTCTATACCGCCACACCGTGGATCGACCGAATCATCCCCTACCCAATCGCTGGCCAGGCGCATAGGTGGCGCCGGAGATGGAACCTCATCCGCAACCTCGCCCGAGAACGGTGGGACGCCGGCATTGTCTTGCCCCGAAGTTTCGAATCCGCCCTGTGGTTCGCTCTGGCTCGCATACCGATCCGAATCGGCGTGGCGGCGCAGGCACGGTCCAGCTTGCTCACGCACCCTCTTGGCATCGATCTGAAGCAGCCCGATCGGCATTTGACTGAAAGCTATCTTCTCCTCGTCTGCTCGGGCTTGGATTGTGGGGTTCCGCCGGCCCAACCAGCGCTGCTCGCACCGTCTCTGGAACAGCCCTTTGCACTGCACGGCCCTTACGTGGTGATGGCTCCCGGCGCCGCGTTTGGGCCGGCGAAACAATGGCCGCTGTGGCATTGGCAGGAGCTGAGCCGCGCACTCGCCCGAAAAAATCTCCATATCGTTCTGGTGGGGACAGAATCGGAACGGCCTTTGTGCGAGGAAATTCGTGCCGCGATTCCCGCAGCTTGCTCCACCCTGGCCGGAAAAACCAATCTCCCTCAGCTCATGGCGGTCATCGCTCATGGTTGCGCATTCGTCGGCAACGACTCCGGGGCCACTCACCTCGCCGCTGCCCTTGGAGTGCGGACAGTGGCCCTTTTCGGCTCCACCAACCCGCTCCGCACCGCACCCAGAGGTTCGCGCTGCCGCGTACTGTACGACCCTCCTCCTTGCAGCCCCTGCCTGCAGCGAACTTGCCGCTTCGGGCACTACGATTGCCTTGCGCGCATCACCCCAGATCGTGTTCTCGCTGCGATCGATGAACTCGGTTACCCCGGGTAA
- a CDS encoding aldo/keto reductase, which yields MELLTVRSDSRPIGPTSLRVFPIAYGCWRFGRSTVREAREKIEAAVEVGVQLFDHADVYYGGQAEELFGKVLEEAPALRSKIVIATKCGVVPGLPYKATRDHIIRSAEQSLRRLRCEIIDLFFIHRPDLLTHPAETAGALEVLRAQGKIREAGVSNYSPAQCAALQRFLPFPLAAHQREWSCIWPVVLTDGTVEQCYSAGMGLLGWSPLAGGKLMLPLREAEKQRNAAVLVPTIRKLDELAAAQGVGRAAVALAFLLAHPVGAIPIVGTQQVKRIRCLGEVFRVELSRADWYALFQCGAGKTLP from the coding sequence ATGGAGCTGCTGACGGTCCGTTCTGACTCCCGGCCCATCGGGCCAACGTCGTTGCGTGTATTCCCCATCGCCTATGGTTGCTGGCGTTTTGGCAGGAGTACGGTGCGGGAAGCACGGGAGAAAATCGAGGCAGCGGTGGAGGTGGGTGTGCAGTTGTTCGATCACGCAGACGTTTACTACGGCGGCCAAGCGGAAGAGCTGTTCGGGAAGGTCTTAGAGGAAGCGCCAGCGCTCCGGTCGAAGATCGTCATTGCGACGAAGTGTGGCGTCGTTCCGGGTCTGCCGTACAAAGCCACTCGGGATCACATCATTCGGTCGGCAGAACAGTCGCTGCGCCGCTTGCGGTGCGAGATCATTGACTTGTTTTTTATTCACCGGCCTGACTTATTGACCCACCCAGCGGAAACCGCCGGGGCTCTCGAGGTTTTGCGCGCTCAAGGGAAAATCCGCGAGGCCGGGGTGTCGAATTATTCTCCGGCGCAGTGTGCTGCGTTGCAACGTTTTCTGCCGTTCCCTTTGGCAGCCCATCAACGCGAGTGGAGTTGCATTTGGCCAGTGGTGCTCACGGATGGTACCGTGGAGCAGTGTTACTCGGCGGGGATGGGGCTGCTCGGGTGGAGTCCGCTGGCAGGCGGGAAACTCATGTTGCCACTGAGGGAGGCAGAAAAGCAACGCAACGCGGCAGTGCTCGTACCGACAATTCGGAAGCTCGACGAACTGGCGGCGGCGCAGGGGGTGGGCCGTGCGGCTGTAGCTCTTGCCTTCCTCTTGGCGCATCCAGTGGGTGCCATTCCGATCGTAGGAACGCAACAGGTGAAACGGATTCGCTGCTTGGGAGAGGTCTTCCGAGTGGAGCTCAGTCGGGCAGACTGGTACGCGTTATTTCAGTGCGGCGCCGGAAAGACGCTCCCGTAG
- a CDS encoding dehydrogenase, with product MTNKRTKDEKKALVTGASAGIGAAFAQQLARRGYDLVLVARDKKRLDARAQSLQKEYGVKVDVLAADLTRPEQCARVEKVAADGLDLLVNNAGFGTFGEFARLDIEREEEEIRLNVVALVRLTHAGLRGMILKNRGAIINVSSLASFQPMPYNATYGATKAYVTSFTEALAEELRGTNIRVQALCPGFTRTEFQARAGLSVSRVPSLLWMSADEVVDASLAALEKGQVVVVPGATYKAMALATGWVPRLVTRRIAGMVGRSQFARS from the coding sequence ATGACGAACAAGCGCACAAAGGACGAAAAAAAGGCACTGGTCACCGGTGCGTCCGCCGGCATTGGGGCGGCATTTGCTCAGCAATTGGCGCGTCGCGGCTACGACCTGGTGCTCGTCGCACGTGACAAAAAGAGGCTCGATGCGCGTGCCCAAAGCCTTCAAAAAGAGTATGGTGTGAAAGTCGATGTACTTGCTGCGGACCTCACTCGTCCGGAGCAGTGTGCGCGGGTGGAAAAGGTTGCGGCCGACGGGTTGGACCTTTTGGTCAACAATGCAGGCTTTGGTACGTTCGGCGAGTTTGCGCGACTCGACATCGAACGGGAGGAAGAAGAAATCCGACTCAACGTCGTTGCGCTGGTGCGTTTGACGCATGCTGGGCTAAGGGGGATGATACTGAAGAATCGTGGCGCCATTATTAACGTGTCGTCGCTCGCATCGTTTCAACCCATGCCGTACAACGCCACGTATGGAGCCACAAAAGCTTACGTCACGAGTTTCACGGAAGCGCTAGCGGAGGAGTTGCGAGGCACCAACATCCGGGTACAGGCACTCTGCCCGGGTTTTACCCGCACCGAGTTTCAGGCTCGGGCCGGTCTGAGCGTGTCGCGTGTGCCCAGCCTTCTGTGGATGAGTGCGGATGAGGTTGTGGACGCCTCGCTCGCCGCGTTGGAGAAAGGTCAAGTCGTGGTCGTCCCTGGCGCGACGTACAAGGCAATGGCACTGGCGACGGGATGGGTTCCCCGCCTGGTTACGCGACGCATCGCGGGAATGGTTGGCCGTTCGCAGTTTGCCCGGTCGTAA
- a CDS encoding 3-hydroxybutyryl-CoA dehydratase: MYEHIRLVRDGGVVTIVLHRPETRNSMTPAMGEEISRAVSELQRDPEVRVLVLRGEGKAFSSGGDLGMLARDTGLVSGEEGPTMAGAPREFYEKYLSLVRVAVPTIAAINGHAIGAGACLALACDLRVASRSAKLGFTFTRLGIHPGMGATYFLPRLVGTARACDLLFTGRIIDAEEAYRLGLVDRLASPEDFDAAVAALAREIASAGPLAVRLTKRAIYRGIRHSLEEMLDFESLQQSWTFTTDDAREGLQAMLEKREPRFRGR, translated from the coding sequence ATGTACGAACACATTCGCTTGGTGCGTGACGGTGGCGTGGTGACAATCGTTTTGCATCGTCCCGAGACCAGAAATTCGATGACGCCAGCGATGGGCGAGGAAATATCCCGCGCCGTGAGCGAGTTGCAGCGCGACCCGGAGGTGCGCGTGTTGGTGCTGCGGGGCGAGGGGAAAGCATTTAGCTCGGGAGGAGATCTGGGCATGCTTGCGCGCGACACGGGGCTGGTGAGTGGGGAAGAGGGCCCAACAATGGCCGGAGCTCCGCGCGAGTTTTACGAAAAATACTTGTCTTTGGTGCGGGTGGCCGTCCCGACCATTGCGGCCATCAATGGTCACGCCATTGGCGCCGGCGCGTGTTTGGCCCTCGCTTGTGATTTGCGCGTGGCCTCCCGCTCGGCGAAACTCGGATTTACCTTCACTCGCCTGGGAATCCACCCAGGCATGGGTGCGACGTATTTTTTGCCGCGCCTCGTAGGAACGGCGCGGGCGTGTGATTTACTGTTCACCGGCCGGATCATCGATGCCGAGGAGGCGTACCGGTTAGGGCTCGTGGATCGCCTGGCATCTCCGGAGGATTTCGACGCGGCGGTGGCGGCGCTGGCGCGCGAAATTGCGAGTGCGGGCCCGCTAGCGGTACGTTTGACAAAGCGCGCGATTTACCGCGGCATCCGCCACAGCTTGGAAGAAATGCTCGACTTTGAATCGCTGCAGCAAAGCTGGACGTTTACGACCGACGACGCGCGCGAAGGGCTGCAAGCCATGTTGGAGAAGCGAGAGCCTCGCTTTCGGGGCCGCTGA
- the manC gene encoding mannose-1-phosphate guanylyltransferase — MTTVPCYGVVMAGGHGTRFWPLSRERRPKQFLSLDGRQTLLRQTARRLVPLVGWQRLLVVTHKLYARQVRAELPELPPENVLAEPEGKNTLPCLLFAAAAIRQQTGNALMIAVPADHVVRPASDLRRDLRAALALARQHECLVTLGVPPTRVETGYGYIEIGQELGTLRSTSKAYAVRRFREKPDRPTARRFLRSGRFLWNSGMFVWDVQNFWRAAELSVPSVAAEFGRAFRGKKAPAARALADLYRKLPHVSVDQGVLEPMSKRKAVPIAVVPASFAWSDVGSWTELGVFLPADSRNNVIYGPAVDIGSRGNVVWSPRRLVALVGMQDTVVVDTEDALLVCRKEDAQSVREVIRELKRRRWSRYL, encoded by the coding sequence GTGACGACAGTACCGTGCTACGGGGTCGTGATGGCCGGGGGCCATGGGACGAGATTCTGGCCCTTGAGCCGGGAACGCCGGCCGAAGCAGTTCCTCTCGTTGGATGGACGGCAAACACTGCTACGCCAAACGGCGCGGCGGCTGGTACCTTTAGTGGGCTGGCAGCGACTGCTGGTGGTCACCCACAAGTTGTATGCCCGGCAAGTGCGCGCTGAACTGCCGGAACTTCCGCCAGAAAACGTTCTCGCAGAACCGGAGGGCAAGAATACGTTGCCGTGTTTGTTGTTTGCCGCTGCCGCAATTCGGCAGCAAACAGGAAACGCGCTGATGATCGCTGTACCGGCCGACCATGTCGTGAGACCTGCGAGTGACTTGCGGCGCGATTTGCGGGCAGCTCTCGCGCTCGCCCGGCAGCACGAATGCTTGGTGACACTGGGCGTGCCTCCAACCCGGGTAGAGACCGGCTACGGTTACATCGAGATCGGACAGGAGCTCGGCACGCTCCGCAGTACAAGCAAAGCATACGCTGTGCGCCGGTTTCGGGAAAAGCCAGACCGTCCGACCGCCCGGCGGTTCCTGCGCAGCGGCCGGTTTCTGTGGAACAGTGGCATGTTTGTTTGGGACGTCCAGAATTTTTGGCGCGCCGCGGAGCTCAGTGTGCCGAGCGTTGCGGCAGAGTTCGGGAGGGCGTTCCGAGGAAAGAAAGCGCCCGCGGCACGTGCCCTTGCGGACCTTTATCGGAAGTTGCCGCACGTATCCGTGGACCAAGGTGTGTTGGAACCTATGTCCAAGCGCAAAGCGGTGCCGATTGCAGTCGTACCGGCATCCTTTGCGTGGAGCGACGTTGGCAGTTGGACCGAGCTGGGCGTTTTCCTCCCGGCAGATTCGCGCAATAACGTAATCTACGGTCCGGCCGTGGACATTGGCAGTAGGGGCAATGTTGTATGGAGCCCTCGGCGACTCGTGGCCCTTGTTGGAATGCAAGACACTGTTGTGGTCGACACTGAAGATGCGTTGCTGGTGTGCCGCAAAGAAGATGCGCAGTCCGTGCGCGAAGTGATCCGTGAGCTGAAGAGGCGGCGGTGGTCCCGGTACCTTTGA
- a CDS encoding haloacid dehalogenase, whose translation MKPAAIVFDVDNTLTPPRAPLSPEMGRALAALAAPFHLAAGSDLRLVSEQLLEPLARLGFQGSFDAFVCNGADRYRCVVQAGRVHAEPRFRFVLRDYLGAARFAMLWEAIERVLDEPEFALPGGTIEIVGPRLIDRGSMINVVPMGRPEKMDAAAYAQREAFVAFDRETGYRRRLLERLRQTISPWSENQGLRVSLGGQTSFDVVVEGYDKRFPLRTLLAEGVERVLYFGDALHPEGNDRAVVEFIAAWPGSEPCPVEAVAVGSWQDTLHQLEERGLLQRKQGSCS comes from the coding sequence ATGAAGCCTGCGGCGATCGTGTTCGACGTGGACAACACGCTGACGCCACCGAGAGCTCCGCTATCACCGGAGATGGGGCGGGCGCTTGCTGCTTTGGCGGCACCGTTTCACCTGGCTGCGGGTAGTGACCTGCGCCTAGTCTCGGAACAGTTGCTGGAGCCGTTGGCACGGCTGGGTTTTCAAGGGAGCTTCGACGCGTTCGTGTGCAACGGGGCGGATCGGTATCGTTGCGTGGTCCAAGCTGGCCGCGTGCATGCCGAGCCACGATTTCGCTTCGTGCTGCGCGACTATTTGGGTGCGGCACGATTCGCAATGCTTTGGGAGGCCATCGAGCGCGTACTCGACGAGCCGGAATTCGCTCTTCCTGGAGGAACGATCGAAATAGTTGGGCCGCGGTTGATCGACCGCGGGAGCATGATCAACGTGGTGCCCATGGGACGCCCGGAGAAAATGGACGCCGCGGCTTACGCGCAGCGGGAGGCGTTCGTGGCGTTCGACCGTGAAACGGGCTACCGGCGGCGTTTGTTGGAGCGACTGCGTCAAACAATCTCACCCTGGTCCGAAAACCAAGGTTTACGGGTGAGCTTAGGAGGGCAGACTTCTTTCGATGTCGTCGTGGAAGGCTACGATAAACGCTTCCCACTGCGCACTTTACTCGCGGAGGGAGTAGAGCGCGTTTTGTATTTTGGGGACGCCCTGCATCCCGAGGGTAACGATCGTGCTGTCGTTGAATTTATCGCCGCGTGGCCCGGATCGGAGCCGTGCCCCGTGGAGGCGGTGGCTGTCGGGAGCTGGCAAGATACACTCCACCAACTGGAGGAGCGCGGGCTCCTGCAGAGGAAACAAGGTTCGTGCTCGTAA